One window of Pirellulales bacterium genomic DNA carries:
- the aroH gene encoding chorismate mutase, whose product MPCRGVRGATTVAANTRDDILAATRQLVALMVRRNGIEPGDVASAIFTTTPDLDAEFPALAARQLGWLEVPLLCGHEMAIPSSLPQCIRVLVHWNTDRAQSEIQHVYIRDAEKLRPDLCKLPPVNWEELETWIREQMGDRR is encoded by the coding sequence ATGCCTTGTCGGGGAGTTCGCGGAGCGACGACTGTCGCGGCTAACACGCGAGACGACATTCTGGCGGCCACACGGCAACTCGTGGCTTTGATGGTTCGCCGCAACGGCATCGAACCAGGCGATGTGGCCAGCGCGATTTTCACGACGACGCCCGACCTGGATGCTGAATTCCCCGCTTTGGCAGCCCGTCAATTGGGATGGTTGGAGGTACCGCTCCTCTGCGGTCACGAAATGGCGATTCCCAGTTCGTTGCCACAATGTATCCGCGTACTTGTGCATTGGAACACCGATCGTGCTCAGAGCGAAATCCAACACGTTTACATCCGCGATGCTGAGAAGCTGCGGCCCGACTTGTGCAAACTGCCGCCGGTCAATTGGGAAGAGTTGGAAACGTGGATCCGCGAGCAGATGGGAGATCGACGTTGA